One Burkholderia pyrrocinia DNA segment encodes these proteins:
- a CDS encoding aromatic ring-hydroxylating oxygenase subunit alpha, with protein sequence MFLKNAWYVACTPDEFAGKPLGRQICGERMVFFRDADGAVAALEDFCPHRGAPLSLGTVRDGRLVCGYHGLTMGADGKCTSMPCQRVGGMPAIRRYPAVERHGFVWVWPGDPAQADPATIHRLHWADDPGWAYGGGLYHIDCDYRLMIDNLMDLTHETYVHASSIGQPEIEEAPPATKVNGDTVTTSRFMEGIVPPPFWAAALRGNGLADDVRCDRWQICHFTPPSHVMIEVGVAHAGKGGYHADPRDKVSSIVVDFITPETETSIWYFWGMARSFAVDDRALTETIRNGQGAIFAEDLDMLEAQQRNLLRWPGRPLLKLNIDAGGVQSRRVLDRLIDQERAAALPC encoded by the coding sequence ATGTTCCTGAAAAACGCGTGGTATGTGGCCTGCACGCCGGACGAATTCGCCGGCAAGCCGCTCGGGCGGCAGATTTGCGGCGAACGCATGGTGTTCTTTCGCGACGCGGACGGCGCAGTCGCCGCGCTCGAGGATTTCTGCCCGCACCGCGGCGCGCCGCTATCGCTCGGCACCGTGCGCGACGGCCGGCTCGTGTGCGGCTATCACGGGCTGACGATGGGCGCGGACGGCAAGTGCACGAGCATGCCGTGCCAGCGCGTCGGCGGCATGCCGGCGATCCGCCGCTATCCGGCCGTCGAGCGGCACGGCTTCGTGTGGGTGTGGCCGGGCGACCCGGCCCAGGCCGATCCGGCGACGATACACCGGCTGCACTGGGCCGACGATCCGGGCTGGGCGTATGGCGGCGGTCTTTATCACATCGACTGCGATTACCGGCTGATGATCGACAACCTGATGGACCTCACGCACGAGACCTACGTGCATGCATCGAGCATCGGGCAGCCGGAGATCGAGGAAGCACCGCCCGCGACGAAGGTGAACGGCGACACGGTCACGACCAGCCGCTTCATGGAAGGCATCGTGCCGCCGCCGTTCTGGGCCGCCGCGCTGCGCGGCAACGGGCTCGCCGACGACGTGCGCTGCGATCGCTGGCAGATCTGCCACTTCACGCCGCCGAGCCACGTGATGATCGAGGTGGGCGTCGCGCATGCGGGCAAGGGCGGCTATCACGCGGACCCGCGCGACAAGGTGTCGAGCATCGTCGTCGATTTCATCACGCCGGAAACCGAGACGTCGATCTGGTACTTCTGGGGAATGGCGCGCAGTTTCGCGGTGGACGACCGCGCGTTGACGGAGACGATCCGCAACGGACAGGGCGCGATCTTCGCCGAGGATCTCGACATGCTCGAAGCGCAGCAGCGCAACCTGCTGCGCTGGCCGGGCCGGCCGCTGCTGAAGCTGAACATCGACGCGGGCGGCGTGCAGTCGCGACGCGTGCTCGACCGGCTGATCGACCAGGAGCGCGCCGCCGCGCTGCCGTGCTGA
- a CDS encoding GntR family transcriptional regulator, with amino-acid sequence MTDLDAPPSDTRTASPSQTVRTLLGLRELIVGGELAPGARISELWVVERLGVSRTPVRAALIRLQEEGLIEPISTGGFAVRAFSAREIGDAIELRGTLEGLAARFAAERGVPPSMLRDLRACADEIDVLLAGPLTDDTFSRYVDANARFHRLLAAAAGSDVVARQIDKVATLPFASASAFVVVQSLDPRAHETLIVAQAQHRAVLDAIERRQGARAEALMREHAQIAHDNLRRVLDNQRAMTKLKGGNLIRRDAG; translated from the coding sequence ATGACCGACCTCGACGCCCCGCCTTCCGACACCCGCACCGCTTCCCCGTCGCAAACCGTCCGCACGCTGCTCGGCCTGCGCGAGCTCATCGTCGGCGGAGAGCTCGCTCCCGGCGCACGCATTTCCGAACTGTGGGTCGTCGAGCGGCTCGGCGTATCGCGCACGCCGGTTCGCGCGGCGCTGATCCGGCTTCAGGAGGAGGGGCTGATCGAGCCGATTTCGACCGGCGGGTTCGCGGTCCGCGCGTTTTCGGCGCGCGAGATCGGCGACGCGATCGAACTGCGCGGCACGCTCGAAGGGCTCGCCGCGCGGTTCGCGGCCGAACGTGGCGTGCCGCCGTCGATGCTGCGCGACCTGCGCGCGTGCGCCGACGAGATCGACGTGCTGCTCGCCGGCCCGCTGACCGACGACACCTTCTCGCGCTACGTCGACGCGAACGCCCGCTTCCACCGGCTGCTCGCGGCCGCAGCCGGCAGCGACGTCGTCGCGCGGCAGATCGACAAGGTCGCGACCTTGCCGTTCGCGTCCGCGAGCGCGTTCGTCGTCGTGCAGTCGCTCGATCCGCGCGCGCACGAAACGCTGATCGTCGCGCAAGCCCAGCATCGCGCCGTGCTCGACGCGATCGAACGCCGCCAGGGCGCGCGCGCGGAAGCGCTGATGCGCGAACACGCGCAGATCGCGCACGACAACCTGCGGCGCGTGCTCGACAACCAGCGCGCGATGACGAAGCTCAAGGGCGGCAACCTGATTCGCCGCGACGCCGGCTGA
- a CDS encoding MarR family winged helix-turn-helix transcriptional regulator encodes MSSTPVKPAGAKRAARATEARPPMRAQQRLTYLIGNLDRLLRRQMSDALAPLGVTLAQYTALSVLEARGALSNAQLAVRSFITPQSANEVMVAMAGRGFVTREADPNHGRVILLRLTDEGSAILRECERVLRPLERRMLGDDLTAADAVQVQRTLELFVRNLRD; translated from the coding sequence ATGAGTTCGACACCCGTCAAACCGGCCGGCGCGAAACGCGCTGCCCGCGCCACCGAGGCCAGGCCGCCCATGCGTGCCCAGCAGCGGCTGACCTACCTGATCGGCAATCTCGATCGGCTGCTGCGCCGCCAGATGAGCGATGCGCTCGCACCGCTCGGCGTGACGCTCGCGCAATACACGGCGCTGTCGGTGCTCGAGGCGCGCGGCGCGCTGTCCAATGCGCAGCTCGCGGTGCGCTCGTTCATCACGCCGCAATCCGCGAACGAGGTGATGGTCGCGATGGCGGGCCGCGGTTTCGTCACGCGCGAGGCCGATCCGAATCACGGCCGCGTGATCCTGCTGCGCCTGACCGACGAAGGCTCGGCGATCCTGCGCGAATGCGAACGGGTGCTGCGGCCGCTCGAGCGCCGGATGCTCGGCGACGACCTCACCGCCGCCGACGCCGTGCAGGTTCAGCGCACGCTCGAGCTGTTCGTGCGCAACCTGCGCGACTGA
- the mhpT gene encoding 3-(3-hydroxy-phenyl)propionate transporter MhpT has protein sequence MDTSVAERPAVATTLGLCFAIALLEGLDLQSVGVAAPRMAHEFGLTVSQMGLAFSAGTFGLLPGALLGGWLADRIGRKHVLIASVCLFGLLSIATAQVSSFAMLVVVRALTGLGLGGAMPNLIALSSEAADARSRSSAVAVMYCGIPFGGVIASLIGVLLAGDTEWRHIFYVGGIGPLLLAPLLLALLPESRAFLDVSASGAARPSVAQTLFGGARTGTTLALWLSYFCTLIVLYFLLNWLPSLMAAKGLARSQAGIVQIFFNIGSGLGVLGIGMSMDRLRPSRVVGGMYAGIVLSLAALAIAPGLVWLSAAAFAAGMFVVGGQSVLYALAAMYYPTAMRGTGVGSAVAVGRLGSVVGPLAAAELLAMGRSASVVIGASIPVTLVAAVAALVLIRRPQAHD, from the coding sequence ATGGACACTTCCGTTGCCGAGAGGCCGGCCGTCGCGACGACGCTCGGTCTGTGTTTCGCGATCGCGCTGCTCGAGGGGCTCGACCTGCAGTCGGTCGGCGTCGCCGCGCCGCGCATGGCTCACGAGTTCGGGCTCACGGTTTCGCAGATGGGGCTCGCGTTCAGCGCAGGCACGTTCGGGCTTCTGCCGGGCGCGCTGCTCGGCGGGTGGCTCGCCGACCGGATCGGTCGCAAGCACGTGCTGATCGCGTCGGTCTGCCTGTTCGGGCTGCTGTCGATCGCGACCGCGCAGGTGTCGAGCTTCGCGATGCTGGTCGTCGTGCGCGCGCTGACCGGCCTCGGCCTCGGCGGTGCGATGCCGAACCTGATCGCGCTGTCTTCCGAAGCGGCCGACGCGCGCTCGCGCAGCAGCGCGGTCGCCGTGATGTACTGCGGCATTCCGTTCGGCGGCGTGATCGCGTCGTTGATCGGCGTGCTGCTGGCCGGCGATACCGAGTGGCGGCACATCTTCTACGTCGGCGGCATCGGGCCGCTGCTGCTCGCCCCGCTGCTGCTCGCGCTGCTGCCGGAATCGCGTGCGTTCCTCGACGTCAGCGCATCGGGCGCCGCGCGCCCGAGCGTCGCGCAGACACTGTTCGGCGGCGCGCGCACGGGCACCACGCTCGCGCTCTGGCTCAGCTATTTCTGCACGCTGATCGTGCTGTATTTCCTGCTGAACTGGCTGCCGTCGCTGATGGCGGCGAAGGGGCTCGCGCGCAGCCAGGCCGGGATCGTGCAGATCTTCTTCAACATCGGCAGCGGCCTCGGCGTGCTCGGTATCGGCATGTCGATGGACCGGCTGCGGCCGTCGCGGGTCGTCGGCGGCATGTACGCGGGGATCGTGCTGTCGCTTGCCGCGCTCGCGATCGCGCCCGGGCTCGTATGGCTGTCCGCCGCGGCGTTCGCGGCCGGGATGTTCGTCGTGGGCGGCCAGTCGGTGCTGTATGCGCTGGCCGCGATGTACTACCCGACCGCGATGCGCGGCACCGGCGTCGGCTCCGCGGTCGCGGTGGGCCGGCTCGGCTCCGTGGTCGGCCCGCTCGCGGCCGCCGAGTTGCTCGCGATGGGCCGCAGCGCATCGGTCGTGATCGGCGCGAGCATCCCCGTCACGCTGGTCGCCGCCGTCGCGGCGCTGGTGCTGATCCGGCGTCCGCAGGCGCACGACTGA
- a CDS encoding porin, with translation MKHTKALLAAGACALAATSAHAQSSVTLYGIIDTGVEFVSHANAAGDHVVRMPAVTGEMPSRWGLRGSEDLGGGYQAVFVLESGFNVRGGDLGQGGRLFGRQAFVGLKGGFGTLAFGRQYTMTYLALQGADIIGPDIYGLGSFDAYVPNGRADNAVTYIGMYRGVTLGAAYSFGRDSAGTGNSPGQGTCAGQVPGHAVECRNWSAMLKYDSAYFGAAASYEEQRGGTGAAANFFDGVAPVAFTSSAGKDARVHVSAYAQAAGARLGAGWIGRRVSTGSPAAPGAHSDLFFVGASYAVKPDFIVDGEGYRIVNSAHDTRATMATLRATYLLTKRTSVYAQSSYLWNSAHARYAVSGGGPGTTPGEGMGQLGAMVGVKHMF, from the coding sequence ATGAAGCACACCAAAGCCTTGCTGGCGGCCGGCGCATGCGCGCTGGCCGCGACGAGCGCGCACGCACAATCGAGCGTGACGCTGTACGGGATCATCGACACCGGCGTCGAATTCGTGTCGCACGCGAACGCGGCCGGCGATCACGTGGTGCGGATGCCGGCCGTGACCGGCGAGATGCCGTCGCGCTGGGGCCTGCGCGGTAGCGAGGATCTCGGCGGCGGCTACCAGGCCGTGTTCGTGCTCGAAAGCGGCTTCAACGTGCGCGGCGGCGATCTCGGCCAGGGCGGGCGGCTGTTCGGGCGGCAGGCGTTCGTCGGGCTGAAGGGCGGCTTCGGCACGCTCGCATTCGGCCGCCAGTACACGATGACCTACCTCGCGCTGCAGGGCGCGGACATCATCGGCCCCGATATCTACGGGCTCGGCTCGTTCGACGCGTACGTGCCGAACGGCCGCGCCGACAATGCGGTGACCTACATCGGCATGTATCGCGGCGTGACGCTCGGCGCCGCCTATTCGTTCGGCCGCGACAGCGCCGGCACCGGCAACTCGCCGGGGCAGGGCACGTGCGCGGGGCAGGTGCCGGGCCACGCGGTCGAATGCCGCAACTGGTCGGCGATGCTCAAGTACGACAGCGCGTATTTCGGCGCGGCGGCGTCGTACGAGGAGCAGCGCGGCGGCACGGGCGCGGCCGCGAACTTCTTCGACGGCGTCGCGCCGGTCGCCTTCACGAGCAGCGCGGGCAAGGACGCGCGCGTGCACGTGAGCGCGTATGCGCAGGCCGCGGGCGCGCGGCTCGGCGCGGGCTGGATCGGGCGGCGCGTGTCGACCGGTTCGCCGGCCGCGCCCGGCGCGCATTCGGATCTGTTCTTCGTCGGTGCGTCGTATGCGGTCAAGCCGGACTTCATCGTCGACGGCGAAGGCTACCGGATCGTCAACAGCGCGCACGACACGCGCGCGACGATGGCGACGCTGCGCGCGACCTATCTGCTGACGAAGCGCACGTCGGTCTACGCGCAAAGCTCGTATCTGTGGAACAGCGCGCATGCGCGCTACGCGGTCAGCGGCGGCGGCCCCGGCACGACGCCCGGTGAGGGGATGGGGCAGCTCGGCGCGATGGTCGGCGTCAAGCACATGTTCTGA
- a CDS encoding tannase/feruloyl esterase family alpha/beta hydrolase produces MNRKSAFLCIAPLSAAMLAGCGGDDSVNAVPTHLSAATPAAMAQTCDALAAKLAYASTSFTSVTTAAAGALTVAGQPIAEHCVIEGKMNQRVSAVDGNTYAIGFEMRLPKAWNGRFFYQANGGLDGNVMTATGEIGGGGPLSDALNQGFAVISSDSGHSAAQNPLFGIDPQARIDYGYGAVDALTPMAKQVIRLAYGKAPDRSYFGGCSNGGRHAMVTAVRNAGDYDGIIAGDPGFHLPKAAIGEMYGAQQFAKIASATGSNGLPDIRSGFTDAERRFVGAKILDKCDALDGAADGMVQDVAACQAHFSVETDIPTCANGTRTGACLTPAQKTALENVFAGARNSAGTALYASFPYDPGVAGGGWAAWKQSNSITLDPVAMAFTFMSPPKTAAVLANVPGFALGFDMDNDAPAIFATSGMYAQSAWSFMTPPDETNLTALKSRGAKLLVYHGTGDPVFSFNDTSDWYGRLAQANGGDASSFARFYPVPGMNHCSGGPAADQFDMLTPLVAWVEQGHAPAAIVAAARDATNAVPNADVPASWGAGRTRPLCAYPQVARYNGSGDVNSAASFSCR; encoded by the coding sequence TTGAACAGAAAATCTGCATTCCTCTGCATTGCGCCGCTGTCCGCCGCGATGCTTGCCGGTTGCGGCGGCGACGATTCGGTCAACGCCGTGCCCACGCACCTGAGCGCCGCGACGCCGGCCGCGATGGCGCAGACCTGCGACGCGCTCGCCGCGAAGCTCGCGTATGCGAGCACGTCGTTTACGTCGGTGACGACCGCGGCCGCTGGCGCGCTGACGGTGGCCGGCCAGCCGATCGCCGAGCACTGCGTGATCGAAGGGAAGATGAACCAGCGTGTGAGCGCGGTGGACGGCAACACCTATGCGATCGGCTTCGAGATGCGCTTGCCGAAGGCATGGAACGGCCGCTTCTTCTACCAGGCGAACGGCGGGCTCGACGGCAACGTCATGACCGCGACCGGCGAGATCGGCGGCGGCGGGCCGCTGTCCGATGCGCTGAACCAGGGCTTCGCGGTGATCAGCTCGGATTCCGGGCACAGCGCCGCGCAGAACCCGCTGTTCGGCATCGATCCGCAGGCGCGGATCGACTACGGCTACGGCGCCGTCGATGCGCTGACGCCGATGGCGAAGCAGGTGATCCGCCTCGCCTACGGGAAGGCACCCGACCGCAGTTACTTCGGCGGCTGCTCGAACGGCGGCCGTCACGCGATGGTCACGGCCGTGCGCAACGCGGGCGACTATGACGGCATCATCGCGGGCGATCCGGGTTTCCATCTGCCGAAGGCGGCGATCGGCGAGATGTACGGTGCGCAGCAGTTCGCGAAGATCGCGTCGGCGACCGGATCGAACGGGCTGCCGGACATCCGCAGCGGCTTCACGGATGCGGAGCGCCGGTTCGTCGGCGCGAAGATCCTCGACAAATGCGATGCGCTCGATGGGGCGGCCGACGGGATGGTGCAGGATGTTGCCGCGTGCCAGGCGCACTTCAGCGTCGAGACGGACATCCCGACCTGTGCGAACGGCACGCGCACCGGTGCATGCCTGACGCCCGCGCAGAAAACCGCGCTCGAGAACGTGTTTGCGGGGGCGCGCAACAGCGCGGGCACGGCGCTCTACGCGAGCTTTCCGTACGATCCGGGCGTGGCCGGCGGCGGCTGGGCCGCGTGGAAGCAGTCCAATTCCATCACGCTCGATCCGGTCGCGATGGCGTTTACGTTCATGTCGCCGCCGAAAACCGCGGCGGTGCTCGCGAACGTGCCCGGCTTCGCGCTCGGTTTCGACATGGACAACGACGCGCCGGCGATCTTCGCGACGAGCGGCATGTACGCGCAATCCGCGTGGTCGTTCATGACGCCGCCCGACGAGACGAACCTGACTGCGCTGAAGTCGCGCGGCGCGAAGCTGCTCGTCTATCACGGCACGGGCGACCCGGTGTTCTCGTTCAACGACACGAGCGACTGGTACGGGCGGCTCGCGCAGGCCAACGGCGGCGATGCGTCGAGCTTCGCACGCTTTTATCCGGTGCCCGGGATGAATCATTGTTCGGGCGGGCCGGCGGCCGACCAGTTCGACATGCTGACGCCGCTCGTCGCGTGGGTCGAGCAGGGGCACGCACCCGCCGCGATCGTGGCCGCCGCGCGCGACGCGACCAACGCGGTGCCGAATGCGGACGTGCCGGCATCGTGGGGCGCGGGGCGTACGCGCCCGCTGTGCGCATATCCGCAGGTGGCGCGCTACAACGGCTCGGGTGACGTGAATTCGGCGGCGAGCTTCAGTTGCCGTTGA